Proteins found in one Azospirillaceae bacterium genomic segment:
- a CDS encoding RHS repeat-associated core domain-containing protein: MVGTPTELVDQDGAIAWRGRSAVWGTTAVNPDATVHTPLRYPGQYADPETGLHYNYFRHYDPETAGTSVPTRWA; the protein is encoded by the coding sequence TTGGTCGGCACCCCGACGGAGCTCGTCGACCAGGACGGCGCGATCGCCTGGCGCGGCCGGTCCGCCGTCTGGGGCACCACGGCCGTCAACCCGGATGCCACCGTGCACACCCCACTGCGCTATCCCGGCCAATACGCCGACCCGGAAACAGGGCTCCACTACAACTACTTCCGCCACTACGACCCTGAGACCGCCGGTACGTCAGTCCCGACCCGCTGGGCCTGA